Part of the Sporomusa termitida genome, ACTGTTGAGTTGCCTTGCGCTGGTAAAGTTGACGGCAGACTGCTGTTAGAAGCGTTTGAAAAAGGCGCTGATGCCGTATTTGTAGCTGGCTGTCCTGAGCATGAGTGCATGAACGTGAAAGGTAGTTCCCGTGCCCGGAAGCGTTTAGAGCATATTAAGGAAATGCTGGATCAGGTTGGGGTTGGCGGCGACCGTTTGGTTATGTATAACGTGTCCGGCACACATGGCCCGCGTTTTGCCCAGATCGCCC contains:
- a CDS encoding hydrogenase iron-sulfur subunit — protein: MSDVKVVGFVCRLCALISSDLGPPADVTIKIETVELPCAGKVDGRLLLEAFEKGADAVFVAGCPEHECMNVKGSSRARKRLEHIKEMLDQVGVGGDRLVMYNVSGTHGPRFAQIARDMAGLLEKLGPSPLRPGRPRKETSQAI